A window of the Henckelia pumila isolate YLH828 chromosome 3, ASM3356847v2, whole genome shotgun sequence genome harbors these coding sequences:
- the LOC140891014 gene encoding ACT domain-containing protein ACR10-like: MGILYDDVVMIKHSEQEGEPSVITVNCPDKTGLGCDICRIILFFGLTVVRIDVSTDGKWCYIVLWVVGKGSTRWDLLKSRLMGACPSCSSVSGILFYMSDSQPRKPPDVFLLKFCCYDRRGLLHDVTKVLCELELTIKKVKVSTTPDGRVMDLFFITDTRELLHTKKRKDDTRAYLGDVLGDAMISCDIEMVGSEITACSQGPSFLLDPTTEDMFNIKTLEEHSNNAASFKRPSITFDNLLSPSHTLVQIVCQDHKGLLYDVMRTLKDYNIQVSYGRFTTKGKTDCELDLFLMQSDGKKIIDPSKHEALQSRLQIELSRPLRVSLISRGPDTELVVANPVELSGKGRPLVFYDITLALKMLDRPIFSAEIGRHMIGDREWEVYRVLLDEGASVSVSKKQIEETIWKMLMSWE; encoded by the exons ATGGGCATATTGTATGATGATGTGGTGATGATAAAACATTCGGAGCAAGAAGGAGAGCCCAGTGTGATTACTGTGAATTGTCCGGATAAGACTGGTCTGGGTTGCGATATTTGCCGCATAATTCTCTTCTTTGGACTCACTGTCGTGAGAATTG ATGTATCTACTGATGGAAAATGGTGCTATATAGTGTTGTGGGTGGTAGGCAAAGGTAGTACCAGATGGGATTTGTTGAAGAGCAGATTGATGGGGGCATGCCCATCTTGTTCTTCAGTTTCTGGGATTTTGTTTTACATGTCGGATTCGCAACCCCGGAAGCCTCCTGATGTTTTCCTCTTGAAGTTCTGTTGCTATGACAGAAGAGGCCTCTTGCATG ATGTTACTAAGGTTCTTTGCGAGCTTGAGCTGACGATCAAGAAAGTAAAAGTGTCAACCACTCCAGATGGGAGAGTGATGGATCTGTTCTTCATAACCGACACGAG GGAACTTCTACATACAAAGAAGAGAAAAGACGATACCCGAGCCTATCTAGGAGATGTTCTTGGGGATGCCATGATAAGTTGTGACATAGAAATGGTGGGTTCTGAAATCACCGCATGCTCTCAGGGACCCTCGTTTCTTTTGGACCCAACAACCGAAGACATGTTCAATATCAAAACACTCGAGGAACACTCGAACAATGCTGCATCTTTCAAGCGCCCGTCGATTACGTTCGATAATTTGTTGAGCCCTTCTCATACGCTTGTCCAAATAGTTTGCCAGGATCACAAAGGCCTTTTATACGACGTTATGCGAACTTTGAAGGATTATAACATTCAG GTATCTTACGGGCGATTCACTACGAAAGGGAAAACAGATTGTGAGCTGGACTTATTCCTCATGCAATCCGATGGCAAGAAGATAATCGACCCGAGCAAACACGAGGCATTGCAGTCTCGTCTTCAAATAGAACTCAGTAGACCTCTCAGGGTATCATTGATCAGCCGTGGCCCTGACACCGAGCTAGTAGTTGCTAATCCAGTCGAGTTATCTGGCAAGGGTCGCCCCCTAGTTTTTTACGACATAACTCTCGCTCTAAAGATGCTCGATCGACCCATATTTTCG GCTGAAATAGGGAGGCATATGATTGGCGACCGCGAATGGGAAGTCTACCGAGTGCTACTCGATGAAGGGGCCAGTGTTTCTGTTTCGAAGAAACAGATAGAGGAAACTATTTGGAAGATGCTGATGAGTTGGGAATAA
- the LOC140892202 gene encoding uncharacterized protein yields MVCLACLLPLFLVPIVNLLPILFDYIMAKVYRLFGWEYRKPERAPPACPFKPSANVKANNSVTGEPNQAPSDPAHEPEGMNDHKQD; encoded by the exons ATG GTTTGTTTGGCGTGTTTGTTGCCACTGTTTCTCGTCCCGATCGTCAATTTGTTACCCATCCTGTTCGATTACATCATG GCGAAGGTATATAGATTGTTCGGGTGGGAATATCGGAAGCCGGAGAGGGCTCCCCCTGCTTGCCCTTTTAAGCCTTCTGCTAACGTCAAAGCTAATAATTCA GTTACCGGTGAACCCAACCAGGCCCCTTCAGATCCAGCACACGAGCCGGAAGGCATGAACGATCACAAGCAAGATTAA